A part of Carettochelys insculpta isolate YL-2023 chromosome 1, ASM3395843v1, whole genome shotgun sequence genomic DNA contains:
- the TAF13 gene encoding transcription initiation factor TFIID subunit 13, with protein MADEEEDPPFEEDTEEAGGGPDGGQGKRKRLFSKELRCMMYGFGDDQNPYTESVDILEDLVIEFITEMTHKAMSIGRQGRVQVEDIVFLIRKDPRKFARVKDLLTMNEELKRARKAFDEANYGS; from the exons ATGGCCGACGAGGAGGAGGACCCGCCG TTTGAAGAGGATACTGAGGAAGCTGGAGGAGGCCCAGATGgtgggcagggcaagaggaagaGGCTGTTCTCCAAAGAGT TAAGATGTATGATGTATGGATTTGGGGATGACCAGAATCCCTACACAGAGTCAGTGGATATTCTTGAAGACCTGGTGATAGAGTTCATCACAGAGATG ACTCACAAGGCAATGTCAATTGGACGGCAGGGTCGCGTGCAGGTTGAGGACATTGTTTTCTTGATCCGCAAGGACCCACGGAAGTTTGCCAGAGTAAAAGACCTATTGACTATGAATGAAGAACTGAAACGGGCCAGGAAGGCCTTTGATGAAGCCAACTATGGATCCTGA